In Pseudomonas sp. MTM4, one genomic interval encodes:
- a CDS encoding outer membrane protein OmpK, producing the protein MKCSLSTAVFAAGLTFASQAMADPMLWQNNSLTYLYGKNFAVDSGEDGREADIQQTITFEHASGWTWGDMFLFVDHKWFNGHSGNDGRTYYGEFSPRLSLGKITGRDLSFGPVTDVLLSATYERGEGRNRNYLLGPAIDLAVPGFDRLSINTYYRKPDGITGQASGQWQITPTWAMTFPLGKSDILFDGYIDWVVNDAGSKSSNDFVAKNLHINPQIKYDLGKALDYTPGKLYVGIEYDYWSDKYGVQDSAAFNTNNNVTNFIVKAHY; encoded by the coding sequence ATGAAATGCAGCCTCAGCACCGCCGTCTTCGCGGCGGGATTGACTTTCGCCAGCCAGGCCATGGCCGACCCAATGCTTTGGCAGAACAACAGCCTGACCTACCTCTACGGCAAAAATTTCGCCGTCGACTCAGGCGAGGACGGGCGTGAGGCCGATATCCAGCAGACCATTACCTTCGAACACGCCAGTGGCTGGACCTGGGGCGACATGTTCCTGTTCGTCGATCACAAGTGGTTCAACGGTCACTCGGGCAACGACGGACGCACGTATTACGGCGAATTCAGCCCGCGTCTGTCACTGGGCAAGATCACCGGGCGAGACCTATCGTTTGGGCCGGTCACCGACGTCCTGCTTTCGGCGACCTACGAGCGAGGCGAAGGACGCAATCGCAACTACCTGCTCGGCCCGGCCATCGACCTGGCCGTACCGGGCTTCGATCGTCTGTCGATCAACACCTACTACCGCAAGCCGGACGGCATCACCGGCCAGGCCAGTGGCCAATGGCAGATCACGCCAACCTGGGCCATGACGTTCCCGCTGGGCAAATCCGACATCCTCTTCGATGGCTATATCGATTGGGTGGTCAACGATGCCGGCTCCAAATCCAGCAACGATTTCGTCGCCAAGAACCTGCACATCAACCCGCAGATCAAGTACGACCTGGGCAAGGCGCTGGACTACACCCCGGGCAAGCTCTACGTCGGTATCGAGTACGACTACTGGTCGGACAAATATGGCGTGCAGGACAGCGCTGCGTTCAACACCAACAACAACGTCACCAACTTCATCGTCAAGGCCCACTACTGA